In Rhizobium sp. ZPR4, a genomic segment contains:
- the nuoI gene encoding NADH-quinone oxidoreductase subunit NuoI: MAGISNAVSSLFLKEFVGAFFLSMRYFFKQKATINYPFEKGPVSPRFRGEHALRRYPNGEERCIACKLCEAICPAQAITIEAGPRRNDGTRRTVRYDIDMVKCIYCGFCQEACPVDAIVEGPNFEFATETREELYFDKARLLENGDRWEREIARNIAIDSPYR; this comes from the coding sequence ATGGCCGGAATTTCCAACGCCGTCAGCTCGCTGTTCCTCAAGGAATTTGTTGGCGCATTCTTTTTGTCGATGCGTTACTTCTTCAAGCAGAAGGCAACGATCAACTACCCCTTCGAAAAGGGGCCGGTCAGCCCGCGCTTCCGCGGCGAACATGCGCTGCGCCGCTATCCCAACGGCGAAGAGCGTTGCATCGCCTGCAAGCTTTGCGAAGCCATCTGTCCTGCCCAGGCCATCACCATCGAGGCCGGGCCGCGCCGCAACGACGGCACCCGCCGCACGGTGCGTTACGACATCGACATGGTGAAGTGCATCTATTGCGGCTTCTGCCAAGAGGCATGCCCGGTCGACGCCATCGTCGAAGGGCCGAACTTCGAATTCGCCACCGAGACCCGCGAAGAGCTCTACTTCGACAAGGCGCGGCTTTTGGAGAATGGCGACCGCTGGGAACGCGAAATCGCGCGCAACATCGCGATCGACTCGCCGTACCGCTGA
- the nuoK gene encoding NADH-quinone oxidoreductase subunit NuoK, whose amino-acid sequence MVIGLSHYLTVSAILFVLGVFGIFLNRKNVIIILMSVELILLAVNINMVAFSSFLNDIVGQVFALFILTVAAAEAAIGLAILVVFYRNRGSIAVEDVNVMKG is encoded by the coding sequence ATGGTCATCGGACTTTCCCATTACCTCACGGTCAGCGCCATCCTCTTCGTGCTCGGCGTCTTTGGTATCTTTCTGAACCGCAAGAACGTCATCATCATCCTGATGTCCGTGGAGCTCATATTGCTTGCGGTCAACATCAACATGGTCGCCTTCTCGTCGTTCCTCAACGACATCGTCGGCCAGGTTTTCGCTCTATTCATTTTGACCGTCGCTGCGGCTGAAGCTGCGATCGGTCTTGCAATTCTCGTCGTCTTCTACCGTAACCGCGGCTCCATCGCGGTTGAAGACGTCAACGTGATGAAGGGCTGA
- a CDS encoding NADH-quinone oxidoreductase subunit J, translated as MGLQALFFYIFAFVAVASAFMVISARNPVHSVLFLILVFFNAAGLFLLMGAEFLAMILLVVYVGAVAVLFLFVVMMLDIDFSELRAGILEYAPIGALIGVILAAELIVVIGGSVISPTIAKSVAMPIPALTQRTNTAALGDVLYTNYVYFFEIAGLVLLVAMIGAIVLTLKHRTHIKRQNISQQVARTPATAVEVVKVKPGQGV; from the coding sequence ATGGGTCTGCAGGCTCTTTTTTTCTATATCTTCGCCTTTGTCGCTGTGGCGTCGGCGTTCATGGTTATCTCGGCGCGGAATCCGGTCCATTCGGTCCTGTTCCTCATCCTGGTTTTCTTCAACGCGGCCGGCCTCTTCCTGCTGATGGGGGCTGAATTCCTGGCGATGATCCTGCTGGTCGTTTATGTCGGCGCCGTGGCGGTTCTCTTCCTCTTCGTCGTCATGATGCTCGATATCGATTTCTCCGAGCTCAGGGCCGGCATTCTGGAATACGCACCGATCGGCGCTTTGATCGGCGTCATCCTCGCGGCCGAGCTCATCGTCGTCATCGGCGGCAGTGTGATTTCGCCGACCATTGCCAAGTCCGTCGCCATGCCGATCCCGGCTCTGACGCAGCGGACGAACACCGCCGCCCTCGGCGACGTGCTCTACACCAACTACGTTTATTTCTTCGAGATCGCTGGCTTGGTTCTGCTGGTCGCGATGATCGGCGCAATCGTGCTGACGCTGAAGCATCGCACGCACATCAAGCGCCAGAACATTTCCCAACAGGTCGCCCGCACGCCCGCGACCGCCGTCGAGGTGGTCAAGGTCAAGCCGGGGCAGGGCGTCTGA
- the nuoH gene encoding NADH-quinone oxidoreductase subunit NuoH — MDSFVSTYLWPALIMIGQSLLLLVCLLVFIAYILLADRKIWAAVQLRRGPNVVGPFGLFQSFADLLKFMFKEPIIPAGANKTVFLLAPLVSVVLALSTWAVVPVAQNWVVADINVGILYILAISSLEVYGIIMGGWASNSKYPFLGALRSAAQMVSYEVSIGLVIVTVLLCVGSLNLTDIVLSQQTGLGTKLGLPASFLDWHWLSLFPMFIVFFISALAETNRPPFDLPEAESELVAGFMVEYGSSPYMMFMLGEYAAVVLMCSLTTILFLGGWLPPVDIWILNWVPGIIWFLLKSCFVFFMFAMVKAFVPRYRYDQLMRLGWKVFLPLSLAMVVIVAFVLKLTGWA; from the coding sequence ATGGATTCATTCGTTTCGACCTATCTCTGGCCGGCGCTGATCATGATTGGCCAGTCGCTGCTGCTCCTGGTCTGCCTGCTGGTTTTCATCGCGTACATTCTGCTTGCCGACCGTAAGATCTGGGCTGCCGTGCAGCTGCGCCGGGGCCCGAACGTCGTCGGTCCCTTCGGCCTGTTCCAGTCCTTCGCCGACTTGCTGAAGTTCATGTTCAAGGAGCCGATCATCCCGGCCGGCGCCAACAAGACCGTGTTCCTGCTGGCGCCGCTGGTTTCGGTGGTGCTGGCGCTCTCTACCTGGGCCGTTGTGCCGGTGGCGCAGAACTGGGTCGTTGCCGACATTAACGTCGGCATCCTCTACATTCTGGCGATCTCGTCGCTGGAAGTTTACGGCATCATCATGGGCGGCTGGGCTTCGAACTCGAAGTATCCGTTTCTCGGCGCGCTCCGTTCGGCAGCGCAGATGGTGTCCTACGAAGTCTCGATCGGCCTCGTCATCGTCACCGTGCTGCTCTGCGTCGGTTCGCTGAACCTGACGGATATCGTGCTGTCGCAGCAGACCGGTCTCGGCACCAAGCTCGGCCTGCCGGCCTCGTTCCTCGACTGGCACTGGCTGTCGCTCTTCCCGATGTTCATCGTATTCTTCATTTCGGCGCTCGCTGAAACCAACCGTCCGCCCTTCGACCTTCCAGAAGCGGAATCGGAACTGGTTGCCGGCTTCATGGTCGAATACGGTTCTTCGCCGTACATGATGTTCATGCTCGGCGAATATGCCGCCGTCGTCCTGATGTGCTCGCTGACGACGATCCTCTTCCTTGGCGGCTGGCTGCCTCCGGTCGATATCTGGATCCTGAACTGGGTTCCGGGCATCATCTGGTTCCTGCTGAAGTCGTGCTTTGTGTTCTTCATGTTCGCGATGGTGAAGGCATTCGTGCCGCGCTACCGCTACGACCAGCTCATGCGCCTTGGCTGGAAGGTTTTCCTGCCACTGTCGCTCGCCATGGTCGTTATCGTTGCATTCGTGCTGAAGCTGACGGGATGGGCATGA